A section of the Corvus hawaiiensis isolate bCorHaw1 chromosome 16, bCorHaw1.pri.cur, whole genome shotgun sequence genome encodes:
- the LFNG gene encoding beta-1,3-N-acetylglucosaminyltransferase lunatic fringe isoform X2, producing MLKSCGRKLLLSLVGSMFTCLLVLMVEPPGRPGLARGEAGGAQRALQSLGAAAAVAPPAAQGPPGLRSFADYFGRLSRARRELPPAPPSPPRPPAEDISPRDVFIAVKTTKKFHKARLELLLDTWISRNRDMTFIFTDGEDEELKKQARNVINTNCSAAHSRQALSCKMAVEYDKFIESGRKWFCHVDDDNYVNVRMLVKLLSSYPHTQDIYIGKPSLDRPIQATERISENKMHPVHFWFATGGAGFCISRGLALKMSPWASGGHFMSTAEKIRLPDDCTIGYIIESVLGVKLIRSNLFHSHLENLHQVPKSEIHKQVTLSYGMFENKRNSIHMKGAFSVEEDPSRFRSVHCLLYPDTPWCPTNMVY from the exons ATGCTGAAAAGCTGCGGGAGGAAGCTGCTCCTGTCCCTCGTGGGCTCCATGTTCACCTGCCTCCTGGTGCTCATGGTGGAGCCGCCGGGGAGGCCGGGGCTGGCCCGGGGGGAGGCCGGCGGGGCGCAGCGGGCGCTGCAGAGCctgggggcggcggcggccgtgGCCCCCCCGGCGGCGCAGGGGCCGCCCGGGCTCCGCAGCTTCGCCGATTACTTCGGGCGGCTGAGCCGAGCGCGCCGGGAgctgccccccgccccgccgagccccccgcggccgccggccGAGGACATCTCCCCCCGCGATGTCTTCATCGCCGTCAAGACCACCAAGAAGTTTCACAAGGCgcggctggagctgctgctcgaCACCTGGATCTCCCGCAACCGCGACATG ACCTTCATCTTCACTGACggggaggatgaggagctgaAGAAGCAAGCAC GAAACGTCATCAACACCAACTGCTCAGCTGCCCACAGCCGCCAGGCCCTGTCCTGCAAGATGGCCGTGGAGTACGACAAGTTCATCGAGTCTGGCAGAAA aTGGTTCTGCCACGTGGACGATGACAACTACGTGAACGTGCGGATGCTGGTGAAGCTGCTCTCCAGCTACCCCCACACACAGGACATCTACATCGGGAAGCCCAGCCTGGACCGGCCCATCCAGGCTACGGAGAGGATCAGTGAGAACAAGATG CATCCTGTGCATTTCTGGTTTGCCACGGGTGGAGCGGGGTTCTGTATCAGCCGGGGGCTGGCACTGAAGATGAGCCCTTGGGCCAG TGGGGGTCACTTCATGAGCACTGCAGAGAAGATCCGCCTGCCCGACGACTGCACCATCGGCTACATCATCGAGTCTGTGCTGGGCGTGAAGCTCATCCGGAGCAACCTCTTCCACTCGCACCTGGAGAACCTCCACCAGGTGCCCAAGTCGGAGATCCACAAACAG GTGACACTGAGCTATGGCATGTTCGAAAACAAGCGCAACTCCATCCACATGAAGGGCGCCTTTTCTGTCGAGGAGGACCCATCCAG GTTCCGCTCCGTGCACTGCCTGCTGTACCCCGACACGCCGTGGTGCCCCACCAACATGGTTTACTAG
- the LFNG gene encoding beta-1,3-N-acetylglucosaminyltransferase lunatic fringe isoform X1: MLKSCGRKLLLSLVGSMFTCLLVLMVEPPGRPGLARGEAGGAQRALQSLGAAAAVAPPAAQGPPGLRSFADYFGRLSRARRELPPAPPSPPRPPAEDISPRDVFIAVKTTKKFHKARLELLLDTWISRNRDMTFIFTDGEDEELKKQARNVINTNCSAAHSRQALSCKMAVEYDKFIESGRKWFCHVDDDNYVNVRMLVKLLSSYPHTQDIYIGKPSLDRPIQATERISENKMWGSLHEHCREDPPARRLHHRLHHRVCAGREAHPEQPLPLAPGEPPPGAQVGDPQTGDTELWHVRKQAQLHPHEGRLFCRGGPIQVPLRALPAVPRHAVVPHQHGLLGGACALQPRPEFPRYPTGVRDLRAGVSVRPRREADGRTDVVAVVLHSVCVLKAAVRPLHPCPACPAARARCLVRPGRWRGTGTEHLTTGHPAAGGPHAMRGERPQRGALPHPGLASP; this comes from the exons ATGCTGAAAAGCTGCGGGAGGAAGCTGCTCCTGTCCCTCGTGGGCTCCATGTTCACCTGCCTCCTGGTGCTCATGGTGGAGCCGCCGGGGAGGCCGGGGCTGGCCCGGGGGGAGGCCGGCGGGGCGCAGCGGGCGCTGCAGAGCctgggggcggcggcggccgtgGCCCCCCCGGCGGCGCAGGGGCCGCCCGGGCTCCGCAGCTTCGCCGATTACTTCGGGCGGCTGAGCCGAGCGCGCCGGGAgctgccccccgccccgccgagccccccgcggccgccggccGAGGACATCTCCCCCCGCGATGTCTTCATCGCCGTCAAGACCACCAAGAAGTTTCACAAGGCgcggctggagctgctgctcgaCACCTGGATCTCCCGCAACCGCGACATG ACCTTCATCTTCACTGACggggaggatgaggagctgaAGAAGCAAGCAC GAAACGTCATCAACACCAACTGCTCAGCTGCCCACAGCCGCCAGGCCCTGTCCTGCAAGATGGCCGTGGAGTACGACAAGTTCATCGAGTCTGGCAGAAA aTGGTTCTGCCACGTGGACGATGACAACTACGTGAACGTGCGGATGCTGGTGAAGCTGCTCTCCAGCTACCCCCACACACAGGACATCTACATCGGGAAGCCCAGCCTGGACCGGCCCATCCAGGCTACGGAGAGGATCAGTGAGAACAAGATG TGGGGGTCACTTCATGAGCACTGCAGAGAAGATCCGCCTGCCCGACGACTGCACCATCGGCTACATCATCGAGTCTGTGCTGGGCGTGAAGCTCATCCGGAGCAACCTCTTCCACTCGCACCTGGAGAACCTCCACCAGGTGCCCAAGTCGGAGATCCACAAACAG GTGACACTGAGCTATGGCATGTTCGAAAACAAGCGCAACTCCATCCACATGAAGGGCGCCTTTTCTGTCGAGGAGGACCCATCCAG GTTCCGCTCCGTGCACTGCCTGCTGTACCCCGACACGCCGTGGTGCCCCACCAACATGGTTTACTAGGAGGCGCGTGTGCCCTCCAACCTCGTCCCGAGTTTCCCCGGTATCCGACGGGCGTGCGGGACCTGCGTGCGGGTGTGTCGGTCCGGCCTCGCCGCGAggcggacggacggacggacgtcGTTGCTGTGGTATTGCACAGTGTGTGTGTACTGAAGGCTGCTGTGCGGCCCCttcacccctgccctgcctgcccggCTGCCCGTGCCCGCTGCCTGGTCCGGCCGGGAAGGTGGAGAGGGACGGGAACTGAGCACTTAACCACTGGGCACCCCGCGGCTGGCGGGCCCCACGCCATGCGTGGGGAGCGGCCACAGCGCGGGGCCCTGCCCCACCCCGGGCTTGCTTCTCCTtga